In Natranaerobius thermophilus JW/NM-WN-LF, the genomic stretch ATTTTCGGGAAGTACCGTTCCCCTCCTTAGCAGGTGATGAAGAAACAGAACAAGTAATAAATTCAGTTCAGGAAAGTTTAAAAAGAGGAGAAAGTGGCTTAGGACGACCGAAAACTATTAAGATGAAAGATTTAAGTTCCATTGACAAACAAGTTATGGTTGAAAAACATTTAATCAGTCCGTTACTTGCAAAAGAAGATAGAAATAGTGCTGTAATTCTCAGCCAGGATGAAGACATTAGCATTATGCTCAATGAAGAGGATCATATTAGAATTCAGTGCCTGTTTCCTGGATTACAACTAGAGAAAGCCTTTGAAATGGCTGATCATATTGATGATTTAATTGAAGAATCGGTCGATTACGCCTTTGACGAAGAACTGGGTTTTATGACAGCATGCCCTACCAATGTTGGCACGGGAATGAGGGCTTCAGTTATGCTACATTTACCAGCTTTAGCTATAACCGGTCAAATTAACAGAATCTTGTCAGCAGTAGGGCAAGTAGGCCTAGCAGTCAGAGGATTATATGGTGAAGGGTCTGAAGTGGTTGGAAACATATTTCAGATATCCAATCAAATAACCCTGGGACAATCTGAACAAGATATGATTGAGAATTTGCTGGGAGTTACGAAACAAATAGTTGAGCAAGAAGAGCAAGCCAGGAAAAAATTAGAAGAAGATAGTGAGTTAAAAGTTGCCGATAAAGCAGGACGTTCCTTTGGGCAGTTGAGTTATGCTAGAATTGTCACCACAAAAGAAGCCCTAGATCTATTGAGCCAAGTAAGATTAGGTGTGGATATGGGCTTATTAAAAGAAGTAGATGCTACAATTTTAGATGATCTAATGGTTCTAATCAGACCGGCCAACTTACAGAAAATAGCTGGTAAGGAACTAGAATCAGGTGAGAGGGATACCAAACGAGCGGAAATTATACAGAAAAGAATAAATATGAATACAGATAAACAAGAATAAGGAAATTACTATTTAAAGCGGGGTGATAGTATGTTTGCTAGATTTACTCAAAGAGCCCAAAAAGTCATGGCTCTATCACAAGATGAGGCGAAAAGACTAAATCATAATTATATAGGCACTGAACATTTACTACTGGGTCTTATTAGAGAAGGTGAAGGAATTGCTGCCCAGACCTTCAAGAACTTAGGAGTTGATTTGGAAGAAGTTAGAGAAGCTGTGGAGAATTTAGTACAACCGGGTGAAGAACAAGTTAGTGGAAATGTGGGCTATACACCCAGGGTCAAAACAGTAATTGAACTATCTATGGAAGAGGCACGGCGAATGGGTCACAACTATATAGGAACCGAGCACTTATTGTTGGGATTAGTTAAAGAAGGAGAAGGTATAGCCGCTAAGGTACTTCAAGAATTAGGTGTTGACTTAGATAAAGCCCGGGAAGAAGTGCTAAAAATAATTGGTGGTAGTCAGCAGCCAAAAGGTCAAGCCAATTTTGGTCAGGCTCAAAATCCCAAAATGGCAAATAGAGACAAAACACCTACTTTAGATAATTTTGGAAGAGACCTGACTAAACTAGCTGAAGAAGGCAAACTAGATCCGGTGATTGGACGTAAAAAGGAAATTGAACGGGTTATCCAGGTATTAAGCAGAAGGACAAAGAATAATCCTTGTTTAATAGGTGAACCAGGAGTAGGTAAAACTGCTATTGCTGAAGGTTTAGCCCAAAAGATAATTGAAGGTGAGGTACCCAAGATACTCGAAAACAAACGAGTTGTCACTCTTGAATTGTCTGCAGTGGTTGCAGGAACAAAATATAGAGGTGAGTTTGAGGAAAGATTACGTAAATTGATTGATGAATTAACTGATAGTGGTGAAGTTATTATCTTCATTGACGAAATCCACACTATGATTGGCGCAGGTGCCGCTGAGGGAGCTATCGATGCTTCAAATATTCTCAAACCAGCTCTAGCAAAAGGGGAACTACAATGCATAGGTGCAACTACCCTTGATGAATATCGAAAATATATTGAAAAAGATTCGGCCCTAGAGCGTCGTTTCCAGCCAGTTACCGTTGATGAACCTAGTAAAGAAGCAACTGTTGAAATACTTAAAGGTTTAAGAGATCGTTATGAAGCTCATCATAGAGTTCAAATAACAGATGACGCCATTGAAGCTAGTGTGAAAATGTCAGACAGGTATATTACTGATAGATATTTACCTGACAAAGCTATAGATTTAATTGATGAAGCTGCTTCTAATGTTAAACTTAAAACTAATACTGCACCGCCAGATATGAGGAAACTGGAAGAAGATCTTGAGGAAATAGAAAAAGAAAAAGAAGCTGCAGTTAAAAGTCAAGATTTTGAACAGGCAGCCAAATTAAGGGATAAAGAACAAGAAATTAAAAAAGAGTTAGAAGATATGGAAAAAAGCTGGGAGAAAAAACAGTTGTCCGACGAAGCTCAAGTAACTGAGGAGGATATAGCTAGAATTGTGTCGGATTGGACTGGAATACCTGTAAAGCGCTTGGCCCAGGAAGAAACCGAACGTCTGTTGAATATGGAAGACGCTCTCCACCAACGAGTTGTAGGTCAAGAAGAGGCGGTCCAGTCGGTATCAAATGCTATTAGAAGAGCACGCTCTGGTCTAAAAGATCCCAAAAGACCTATTGGCTCTTTTATATTCCTTGGGCCTACAGGGGTAGGAAAAACTGAACTTGCCAGAGCTCTGGCTGATGTGTTATTTGGCGATGAAGATGCTATGATTAGATTAGATATGTCAGAGTATATGGAAAAGCACACGGTTTCGAGACTACTAGGGTCACCACCGGGATACGTAGGCCACGAAGAATCTGGACAGCTAACGGAAAAAGTTCGTCGCCGCCCTTATTCGGTTATTCTACTTGATGAGATAGAAAAGGCCCATCCAGAAGTCTTTAATACATTGTTGCAAGTTCTAGAAGATGGTCGCTTAACTGACGCTAAAGGTAGAACTGTAGATTTTAGAAATACTGTTATAATTATGACCTCCAATGTAGGAGCAAACTTAATTAGAAATGAAAGCAAGGTAGGTTTCAAACCTCAAACCAGTGAAGATTCATATAAAGAAATGAAAGATAATGTTATGAGTGAACTTAAGAACTCATTCCGACCAGAGTTTTTAAATCGAGTAGATGAAGTAATCGTTTTCCATGCACTTGAAAAAGAACATTTATCTGACATTGTGGAACTAATGCTAGAAGAATTGAAGGAAAGAATGGCCGAATTTAACATGAACTTAGAGTTTACGGAAGAGTCTAAAAAACATTTGGCAGAGCAGGGCTATGACCCTACCTACGGAGCCCGTCCTTTACGCCGTGTAATTCAAAAGCAAGTAGAAGATGTCTTATCTGAGAAAATGCTAAGCGGCGAGTTTGCCCACGGTGAAACAGTTGTTATCGATGCCGAAGACAATGAACTAAGCTTTAAAAAGAAGTAACTAATGAAATATTAATAAAAAACGGGGCAAATGCCCCGTTTTTTATTATTTTATTTTTATTGACTATTTGAAGGAATAGTATTAGTTTTTGTCGAATCATGGTGGAAGGTCAATGGAGGTGAATCTAATGAAAAAAGAACAATTTGTAAAAGATATCAATGTTGGAGATAAAATAGATGCTCCTTTTGTAGTCGTTGAAAAAAAGATGATGGATTTTAATACCCAGAAAAAAACTGGGGAAAAGTTTATGTTACTGCGCTTACGAGATAATACTGGCACCATTAAGGCCGTTTTGTGGGAACGGGCTGAACAGACAGCTAATTATGTGCATGAAGATACTATTGTCTGGGTGAAGGGAAAAACTCAGGAATATAAAGGAGTCCAAATAATAATTGATGAAATCGAAGCTATAGCTGAAGATATTGATCTGACTCCCTTTGTCCCCTCCAGTTCTATAGGAAGTGAAGAGCTTAAAAAAGAATTACGAAAAACTATCAAAAATATCAATAATAAATACTTGACCGAGCTACTTAATACAATATTTGAAGATCAAAAACTTCTTAGTTTATATCTCAAGGCCCCAGCAGGCAAGAAAGTGCATCACAATTATCTGGGGGGCTTGGCGGAACACAGTTTAGAAGTTATCAAAATAGTTTCATCAATGTATCAGCTGTATCAAGATAGAATTAACTGGGATCTTCTTGTTACAGGGAGCTTACTCCATGATATAGGTAAAATTTACGAATATGATTTAAATAGTCCTAGTTTTCAAATGACTGATAGAGGAAAACTATTGGGACATATTGCATTGGGAGAAGAGTTGATAAGGTCTAAAATTGATAGATTATCGTATTTTCCCGAATCACTGGCTGTGGAGATTAGGCATATGATTTTAAGCCATCACGGAGAGAAAGAATGGGGTTCTCCAGAAGTCCCAAAAACCTTTAACGCTTTATGTTTATTTTATGGAGATCTGATTAGCAGTCGGCTAAATCAGGTTGATAAATTGTTTTTTGAGGCTGAGACTGGAGAGCAAGAAGAAAACTTTAATTGGACTAATTTTGATCCTTTAATGGGTAGAGCTTTTTATTTGCCTCAAGAAGAAACTAGTGAACAGATAGAAGGAAGCCAGCTAAGTCTTGATAATTTAACTGAATCTTAAAATAAGCTATGTGATAAAATAAAAAAATAACAAAACCCCGCTTTAAAACGGGGTTTTGCTATCTAAAAGTTCATGGTTTTCTGCGTTAGTATGTTTATTTAAGGGAAGTTAGTACAGTTTGGTTAACTTCTTGCAGCAAATTGTCAAATTGCTGTTGAGCATCCATTAATGTTTTAATGGTTTCATTATTTTGCATTTCTTGCTGCAAGGACTGCAATGTTTGAATTTCTTCTTGACTGACTTCTTGTCCTTGTTGTTGTGATTGTTGAAGATTTTGCTGCTTGTCCTGAAATTTTTGCAACAATTCTTGAGCTGTAACATCAAGATTTAATTTGTTTTCAGCACTTTTCAAAGTCTCAAATTCTTCAGTTTCCTTAATTGCTTCAGCCAATTCTTTGGCTTTTTGCTCTACACTCAAAAAACACACCTCCAAAATTTTTCCCTAAGTAATATGGATACCTTTACTATTGTAGCTTAAATAGATATCAATTGTAAAGTAGGAAATCAAATTGATCTTATTGAATTGTATATGATACTGAGTTAATTAATATCTAATTATTATTTTTACCAATAAACTTAGGTTCTACAACAGAATAATAGATTTTTGTGAGGAAATTTAATACACAGGAGGGATGAATGAATGGAATTGACAAAGAACGCCAAAATGGTCCTTGAAAAGAGGTACTTAAAGACCAATGAGAAAGGTGAAACTGAAAATCCAGAAGATATGCTGAAACGAGTAGCTGATAATATTGCTCAAGTTGAAAAAGATGTTTATCAAAAAGATAAACAGGAAGTATCGAAAGTTTCCCAGAATTTTTTTGACCTTATGGACAATCAATATTTTATGCCAAACTCTCCTACTTTGATGAACGCTGGGAGAGAATTGCAACAATTGGCTGCTTGTTTTGTTTTACCTATAGAAGATTCTATGGAGAGTATATTTGAAGCGATTAAAAATGCAGCGTTAATTCATAAGAGTGGAGGAGGTACAGGCTTTTCCTTCTCAAACTTACGCCCTAAAAATGATATAGTTTTATCTACAGGTGGTGTAGCCAGCGGGCCTGTATCCTTTATGAAAGTTTTTAACTCGGCAACTGAAGCTGTAAAACAAGGTGGTACTAGACGTGGAGCCAATATGGGTATTCTCAGGGTGGATCATCCAGATATACAGGAATTTATTACATGCAAACGTGACAGTGATGAAATCAATAATTTTAATATCTCTGTTGGAATAACCGAAGAATTTATGGAAGCCGTAAAACAAGATGGTGAATACTCCCTTAAAAACCCCAAAAATGGTCAAGCAGTTAAAACTCTCAGGGCAAGAGAAGTTTTTGATAAAATAGTAGAAATGGCTTGGGGAAATGGCGAACCCGGGATAGTTTTTATTGACAAGATGAATGAAAATAATCCCACTCCCCATATTGGTGAAATTGAATCAACAAACCCTTGTGGTGAACAACCTTTATTGCCCTTTGAATCTTGTAATTTGGGATCTGTCAATCTTTCAAAGATGGTAAACAATGGTGCAGTGGACTATCAATTATTAAAGGAAACTGTCCATACTGCAGTTCATTTTCTTGATAATGTAATTGATGCCAATAGATATCCTTTACCAGAGATTGAAAAGACGTCAAAGGAAAATAGAAAAATTGGTTTAGGAGTAATGGGTTTTGGAGATATGTTGTTTAAACTAAGAATACCTTATAACTCTCAAGAAGCCCTGGATTTAGCCGAAAAAGTCATGGGTTATATTGATCAAGAATCAAAAGCCAAATCTCAAGAACTAGCTAAAGAAAGAGGAGCTTTTCCCAACTTTAAAGGCAGTATATATGATCAAAAAGGTGAAGAACCCATTAGAAATGCAACAACTACTACCATTGCTCCCACTGGAACCATTTCCATTTTATGTGGAACCTCTAGCGGAATAGAGCCATTATTTGCCCTGGCATTTACAAGAAATGTGCTCGATAATGATAAACTAGTGGAAGTAAACCCTGTATTTAAAGAGGCAACTGAAGAAGCGGGTTGTTATAGTTCTGAATTGATGGAAAAAGTGGCAGATAAGGGAAGTATACAGGATATTGATGAAATTCCGGATAGTATCAAAAAGGTATTTGTAACATCTCATGATATATCCCCAGAATGGCACTTGAAGATGCAGGCAGCTTTCCAGAAAGCAACCGACAATGCGGTAAGCAAAACTGTTAATCTGCCTAATGAAGCTGACCTAAAAGATGTTTATGAAATTTATAATCTGGCTCACGAATTAAACTGTAAAGGCGTTACAGTTTACAGAGACGGTAGTCGTGATACCCAAGTACTGCAGACAAGTAAAGCTAAATCAAAGCAAGAAGAACAAAAACAACAAAAACCACAAAAAAGTGAACCTAAAGAAGGCCGAGCCGGTGAAATTGTTCCCAGAAAACGACCCGATGCCACTATCGGCCGGACTGAGAGAATAAAAACTGGTTGTGGTAATTTATATGTTACGATTAATGAAGATGAAGAAGGTCTTTGTGAAGTTTTTGCGTCCATGGGTAAATCCGGAGGTTGTGCTGCTAGTCAATCCGAAGCTACTGCCAGGCTGGTAAGTATGGCCTTGAGGTCCGGTTTAAAAGGTGAATCCATAGTAAAAGAATTGAGAGGTATTCGGTGCCCAAGCCCTGCCTGGAACAAAGGAGGGGGAATGGTACTAAGCTGTCCAGATGCCATTGGCATCGTCTTAGACCGTTATCTTATTAGAAAAGAACAAGGAGAAGAACCGGTTCAATCTAATAATGGTATAGACAAATTAGATATGTTAATGGGTGCTTGTCCTGATTGTGGTAGCCCAGTTTCCCATGAAAGTGGGTGCATTACATGCTATTATTGTGGATACTCTAAATGTAGCTAGTTAATAGATATTTCAAATAAAAGAGGCAGCTTAAACTGCCTCTTTTTGACACTTTGTTATTTTCTTAATTTTATCATTCGACTTGGATAGTTAAATTATCAAAGGCCGGTTTTATATTAACTGGTAATTGTTCATTTAACTGATAGTAGTCTAGATCATGAGTCATATGTGTAAAGTAAGCAACTTCAGGATTTATTTTATTTACAGTCTCTACAGCTTCATCAACACTTAAATGGTTAGGGTGAGAACGATACCTCAAAGCACCGATCACTAGAGTATGCAGACCCTGTAAAAATTTATATGAATCGGGAGGAATCTGAGAACAATCTGTAAGATAAGCGAACCTACCGATACGATAACCCAGGATTAAAGACTTCCCATGATATATTGGAATTGGGTTGATGGTCAAGCCATTGAGTTCAAAACTACTCGAGATTGAATGTAAAGTAACTTTGGGACTACTAGTATAGGGATCTCCACCTCTAAAGACATAAGAATACATGTTTTTTAGATTCTTTACAGTTTCTGAACTGGCAAAACAAGGAATAGATTCCCTTTGAATTTCATTGAAGCGTCTTAAATCGTCAAAACCGTGAACATGGTCAGCATGGGGATGGGTAAAAAGCACTCCATCTATCCTGTGTATATTGTTATTGATCATTTGCAACCGAAACTCCGGTGGAGTATCAATTAACAGGTGATTATTTTCATATTTGATGATCACGCTCGACCGGTACCTGGTGTTTTTTGAATCTTTACTTGAACACACTGAACAGCTACAACCAATTACCGGGACCCCGTGAGATGGCCCTGTACCTAAGAATGTTACTTTCATATATTCATCCCTCATTTTCTTTTAATACTAATTACTGCGAAAGGAGGCCTATTAATGGCTGATAACAAAAAATTTCAAGATCTAAAAGAAAAACTATTGTCTTCCGAGGAACCTTATGTACTAACTGGAGCCGGAATCAGTACAGAAAGTGGTATACCAGATTTTAGAGGCAAAGATGGCTTGTGGACCAAAATTGATCCTATGCAATATTCTACTAGAGAAGTATTGATGTCGGTGCCGGAAAAATTTTATGAATATGGTTTCGAAAGATTTAAGCAACTGGCCAACAAAGAACCCAATCAGGGTCATAAGATTTTAGCTGATTTAGAAAAACATGGTGTGATAAGTGGTATAGTCACACAAAATATCGATGGTCTTCATCAAAAAGCAGGTTCAAAACAAGTATTTGAAGTCCATGGTAATACCAGAAAGTGCTATTGTTTAGGATGTAATCAAGAGTATCCTTTCCAAGAATTAAGCGATCAATTAGAAAAAGAACAAAAAGATGTCCCTAAATGTAAGGAATGTGGAGGTATGTTACGACCTGATATCATACTATTTGGTGATCAAATGCCAGATCTATTTTTTAAAGTTACCACAGTTTTGAAACAACGGTGCGACTTTTTATTGGTTATAGGTACCAGTTTACAGGTGTACCCTGTGGCTGCCCTAGCTGAACTAGGTATTCCCATGGGTATAATTAATCTTGAGGAAACCCCCTTTGATCGACAGGCAGAAGTAGTTATACAGGGTAAATGTGGAGAGACTCTGTCACAACTATGGGATCATATGAAAGACGAATTATCACAATAATGAAATCCAGTAGTTAATATAACAAATCAATATTATTCAGTTTGGGACATTTTTGAAGTGACAGAACTGACTTTTTGGTTCATACTTGCTGTTTTATCTCTGCGATCATCTATTTTAATGTTTGTCACGACTCTCTGCGCTTCTGAATCAAAGGGTACTTGATGCATTTGTTTAACAATATCCAAACAATCGTTCAGATCACCTTCTAAAATGGTTCCCATTGGTGTTAGTTTGTAATTAACCTTTGATTGAGATTCCAGTATTTGATGACAGTCAGCCACATAAGGGCTGATGCTTGGAGAGCCAGTTCCCAGTGGAGCTACACTAACCTCTACAATGGCCAAAGCTTATCCCTCCTTGTGGTATAGTTTATTAAATAATTGAAATTACATGTATCTCTTTATAAGTTCGCGCTTTAGCCGTTATTTTCCTGTTGTTAATATGGCTAATCCCGTAATTTAATTTCATAGGTGAGGTGAACAAGGTGCAAATAAACCCTTTTAATAAACCTACAGAAATAGATAAACAGTTATTGGACGGTGTGATATCACAAGGTGATAGAGTAGTTGATGCAACTTGTGGGAATGGACACGATACTGAATATTTAGCCAATCGAGTTGGTGATCAGGGGCTTGTGTATGCTTTTGATATTCAAAAGCAAGCTCTTGAAACTACTTGGAAACGTTTACAGCAGGAGGGACTGCATGAGCGAGTAAGATTACTTAATAAAGGTCACGAAAAATTGATTGAGGATGTGGAAGGGCCGGTTAGTTGTGTTATGTTTAATTTAGGTTATTTGCCTGGTAGTGACAAGAAGGTAGTGACAGAACCTCAGAATACTATCCGAGCTATTGAAGGAGCTTTAAGTTTATTGAAGGCCGGTGGATTATTGACAATAGTATTATATCCAGGTCATGAGACAGGAATGATAGAATCTCAAGTGGTTCAAGATTACCTTATGAGACTAGATCAGACTAAATTCCATACAAAGAAAATTATATCTTTAAATTTTAAAAACAATCCACCGTATCTAATGGCAGTTTTAAAAAACAAGTAAAAACTAGACAGTGAATTGCGGTTTGAACATACGATAGGGGGGAAAGTTATGAGATTGGGTTTTCACATGCCCCTTTCGGGTGGTGTGGGTAAACAATTAAATCGTGCTAGTGAATTAGGTATGGAATGTATACAAATTTTTTCAGGGAATCCAACTAGCTGGAAGCCAGGCAAAATCACACCAAAATCTCGAGATTTATTTATAAAAAAACAGGAGGAATTACAGATAAAACCTTTAGTGTTTCATACTCCCTACTTGATTAACCTGGCTTCTCCTAAAAATGATATTAGGGAAAAATCAATCTACTTATTGAATGCTGCCTTGGAAAAAGCCAAAGCTTACGATGCTCCTTATGTGGTAACTCATATCGGTAGTCATGTGGGTGAAGGAGTTGAAAAGGGAATTGATCTGGTGAGTTATAGTTTAGAAAAGATTATGGAGGATTGGCCTGAGGGGGTAGAATTACTACTGGAAAACACTTCAGGAGCTGGATCTACTCTAGGTGGTAGTTTAACCGAACTTAAAAAAATTATAGATAAATTTTCAGGAACCCAGGTGCTCGGGTGCTGTTTTGATACTGCTCATGCTTGGGGTGCCGGTTACGACATTTCAAATGTCAAGGAGGTAGAGACCACTCTGGAACTGGTTAATGAACAGCTGGGCCTGGATTTGATCAAAGTTTGCCATGCCAATGATACCAATGTCCCTTTAGGATCTACTAAAGATAGGCATCAACATATTGGTGAAGGTAATATCACAGATGAGGGATTCGGTGCTTTGTTAACTCATGATTCATTTACACCAAAGGCAGTTATTATGGAAACACCAAAAAATGGTACAGACTGTGACCAAATAAACTTACAACGATTAAAAAAGGTGGTTGGCAGGCATGAAGAAGAATGATTTTAAAATGACAGAACAGAATATTTATTCATATATGTCCCCCGATAATATTAAAGTGGAGGTGTTTTTATCACCTCTATTATTTGAGTACTTAGAAGAGAGTTCGTTAAAACAGTTGTTAGATGCCAGTGAGTTACCTGGTGTGATTCCACCTGTGATAGGAATGCCTGATATCCATGAGGGTTTTGGATTACCTATCGGTGGAGTGTTAGCAACTGATGGTAATGACGGTATAATATCGGCAGGGGCAGTGGGGATGGATATTAACTGTGGTGTTAGGCTGATAAATACAGACATTGATTATGGAGATATTAAGGACGAGCTTCCCAAGTTATTGGAAAAAATCACTTCATCGGTTTCTCCTGGAGTCGGTGGTAAAACAAAATACTTAAAAGCAAAAAGCTTGGATATCCAAAATGTATTGGAACAGGGCGTGCCTTATTTGATTCGTCAGGGCTTTGGTAATATGGAGGATTTAGATCACATTGAAGATGGTGGTGTTATATCAGAAGGAGACAGCTCTGTTCTGAGTCATGAAGCTGTTAAGAGGGCTAAAGAGCAACTTGCTACTCTAGGTTCTGGGAATCATTTCATTGAAATCTGCTTGCTTGAAACTGATTTTAATCAAAAAGAAGCCAATGATTTAGGAATTAATTACGGGAAGGTTTGCTTTTTAATTCATACAGGTAGTAGAGGGATCGGGCATCAAGTTTGTACGGAATATATGGACAGAATGAAAAAAGCCTTAAAAAAAGATAGACAGCCACTTCCAACAAAAGGGCTAGCCTATGCCGAAATTAAGAGCCCTTTAGGTAGAGAATACTTTAGTGCTATGGCAGCTGCAAGTAATTTTGCTTTTGCTAATAGACAGCTATTGACGACAGCTATAGAAGAAGCCATTGGTTGCAAAACGAATTTAATTTACGATGTTCCCCATAATATAGCTAAGTTCGAAACAATAGATAATCAAAAATTACTTGTACACAGAAAAGGAGCTACTAGAGCTTTCCCGGCAGGTCACTCTGCCTTAGCTAAAAAATTCAAAAACACGGGACAACCAGTCATTATCCCAGGAACTATGGGTACCGGATCTTATATTATGCTTGGTACAGAAAATCTGAGACGTACATTTTATTCGGTCAATCATGGAGCGGGTCGTCAGCTATCAAGAAAGCAGGCCAAAAAAAGTATCACCAAAAAACAATTCAAACAAATGATGAATGGGATAGAAATGAGTATACCGGGGGTTAAAAATGTAATAGATGAGGCTCCTCAAGCTTATAAAGATGTTGATGAAGTGGTTAATACTCTTTGCGATATCGGTTTAACTAAAAAAATAGCCAGGTTGCGCCCCATCGGTGTGATAAAAGGTTAATATCAAGGGC encodes the following:
- a CDS encoding protein arginine kinase, which encodes MLDKYIRETGAKWMEGEGPHHNIVLSSRIRLARNFREVPFPSLAGDEETEQVINSVQESLKRGESGLGRPKTIKMKDLSSIDKQVMVEKHLISPLLAKEDRNSAVILSQDEDISIMLNEEDHIRIQCLFPGLQLEKAFEMADHIDDLIEESVDYAFDEELGFMTACPTNVGTGMRASVMLHLPALAITGQINRILSAVGQVGLAVRGLYGEGSEVVGNIFQISNQITLGQSEQDMIENLLGVTKQIVEQEEQARKKLEEDSELKVADKAGRSFGQLSYARIVTTKEALDLLSQVRLGVDMGLLKEVDATILDDLMVLIRPANLQKIAGKELESGERDTKRAEIIQKRINMNTDKQE
- a CDS encoding ATP-dependent Clp protease ATP-binding subunit, with the protein product MFARFTQRAQKVMALSQDEAKRLNHNYIGTEHLLLGLIREGEGIAAQTFKNLGVDLEEVREAVENLVQPGEEQVSGNVGYTPRVKTVIELSMEEARRMGHNYIGTEHLLLGLVKEGEGIAAKVLQELGVDLDKAREEVLKIIGGSQQPKGQANFGQAQNPKMANRDKTPTLDNFGRDLTKLAEEGKLDPVIGRKKEIERVIQVLSRRTKNNPCLIGEPGVGKTAIAEGLAQKIIEGEVPKILENKRVVTLELSAVVAGTKYRGEFEERLRKLIDELTDSGEVIIFIDEIHTMIGAGAAEGAIDASNILKPALAKGELQCIGATTLDEYRKYIEKDSALERRFQPVTVDEPSKEATVEILKGLRDRYEAHHRVQITDDAIEASVKMSDRYITDRYLPDKAIDLIDEAASNVKLKTNTAPPDMRKLEEDLEEIEKEKEAAVKSQDFEQAAKLRDKEQEIKKELEDMEKSWEKKQLSDEAQVTEEDIARIVSDWTGIPVKRLAQEETERLLNMEDALHQRVVGQEEAVQSVSNAIRRARSGLKDPKRPIGSFIFLGPTGVGKTELARALADVLFGDEDAMIRLDMSEYMEKHTVSRLLGSPPGYVGHEESGQLTEKVRRRPYSVILLDEIEKAHPEVFNTLLQVLEDGRLTDAKGRTVDFRNTVIIMTSNVGANLIRNESKVGFKPQTSEDSYKEMKDNVMSELKNSFRPEFLNRVDEVIVFHALEKEHLSDIVELMLEELKERMAEFNMNLEFTEESKKHLAEQGYDPTYGARPLRRVIQKQVEDVLSEKMLSGEFAHGETVVIDAEDNELSFKKK
- a CDS encoding 3'-5' exoribonuclease YhaM family protein, whose translation is MKKEQFVKDINVGDKIDAPFVVVEKKMMDFNTQKKTGEKFMLLRLRDNTGTIKAVLWERAEQTANYVHEDTIVWVKGKTQEYKGVQIIIDEIEAIAEDIDLTPFVPSSSIGSEELKKELRKTIKNINNKYLTELLNTIFEDQKLLSLYLKAPAGKKVHHNYLGGLAEHSLEVIKIVSSMYQLYQDRINWDLLVTGSLLHDIGKIYEYDLNSPSFQMTDRGKLLGHIALGEELIRSKIDRLSYFPESLAVEIRHMILSHHGEKEWGSPEVPKTFNALCLFYGDLISSRLNQVDKLFFEAETGEQEENFNWTNFDPLMGRAFYLPQEETSEQIEGSQLSLDNLTES
- a CDS encoding YlbF family regulator → MSVEQKAKELAEAIKETEEFETLKSAENKLNLDVTAQELLQKFQDKQQNLQQSQQQGQEVSQEEIQTLQSLQQEMQNNETIKTLMDAQQQFDNLLQEVNQTVLTSLK
- a CDS encoding vitamin B12-dependent ribonucleotide reductase, yielding MELTKNAKMVLEKRYLKTNEKGETENPEDMLKRVADNIAQVEKDVYQKDKQEVSKVSQNFFDLMDNQYFMPNSPTLMNAGRELQQLAACFVLPIEDSMESIFEAIKNAALIHKSGGGTGFSFSNLRPKNDIVLSTGGVASGPVSFMKVFNSATEAVKQGGTRRGANMGILRVDHPDIQEFITCKRDSDEINNFNISVGITEEFMEAVKQDGEYSLKNPKNGQAVKTLRAREVFDKIVEMAWGNGEPGIVFIDKMNENNPTPHIGEIESTNPCGEQPLLPFESCNLGSVNLSKMVNNGAVDYQLLKETVHTAVHFLDNVIDANRYPLPEIEKTSKENRKIGLGVMGFGDMLFKLRIPYNSQEALDLAEKVMGYIDQESKAKSQELAKERGAFPNFKGSIYDQKGEEPIRNATTTTIAPTGTISILCGTSSGIEPLFALAFTRNVLDNDKLVEVNPVFKEATEEAGCYSSELMEKVADKGSIQDIDEIPDSIKKVFVTSHDISPEWHLKMQAAFQKATDNAVSKTVNLPNEADLKDVYEIYNLAHELNCKGVTVYRDGSRDTQVLQTSKAKSKQEEQKQQKPQKSEPKEGRAGEIVPRKRPDATIGRTERIKTGCGNLYVTINEDEEGLCEVFASMGKSGGCAASQSEATARLVSMALRSGLKGESIVKELRGIRCPSPAWNKGGGMVLSCPDAIGIVLDRYLIRKEQGEEPVQSNNGIDKLDMLMGACPDCGSPVSHESGCITCYYCGYSKCS
- a CDS encoding MBL fold metallo-hydrolase encodes the protein MKVTFLGTGPSHGVPVIGCSCSVCSSKDSKNTRYRSSVIIKYENNHLLIDTPPEFRLQMINNNIHRIDGVLFTHPHADHVHGFDDLRRFNEIQRESIPCFASSETVKNLKNMYSYVFRGGDPYTSSPKVTLHSISSSFELNGLTINPIPIYHGKSLILGYRIGRFAYLTDCSQIPPDSYKFLQGLHTLVIGALRYRSHPNHLSVDEAVETVNKINPEVAYFTHMTHDLDYYQLNEQLPVNIKPAFDNLTIQVE
- a CDS encoding SIR2 family NAD-dependent protein deacylase encodes the protein MADNKKFQDLKEKLLSSEEPYVLTGAGISTESGIPDFRGKDGLWTKIDPMQYSTREVLMSVPEKFYEYGFERFKQLANKEPNQGHKILADLEKHGVISGIVTQNIDGLHQKAGSKQVFEVHGNTRKCYCLGCNQEYPFQELSDQLEKEQKDVPKCKECGGMLRPDIILFGDQMPDLFFKVTTVLKQRCDFLLVIGTSLQVYPVAALAELGIPMGIINLEETPFDRQAEVVIQGKCGETLSQLWDHMKDELSQ
- a CDS encoding MTH1187 family thiamine-binding protein, with product MAIVEVSVAPLGTGSPSISPYVADCHQILESQSKVNYKLTPMGTILEGDLNDCLDIVKQMHQVPFDSEAQRVVTNIKIDDRRDKTASMNQKVSSVTSKMSQTE